In the Cydia amplana chromosome 14, ilCydAmpl1.1, whole genome shotgun sequence genome, one interval contains:
- the LOC134653789 gene encoding ommochrome-binding protein-like encodes MTLERYLQILFILQVTVAREDDNCSIVYDDNKNCLLKELLMMIDHSANQLAVDKKKNSLYFSLDSSRGKFSPAVLDIDTKRLTLLEGVKDALAVAVDEESGDVYFGGSKGIYKFTGIEKKVQRLHLKQVVRWLILRGYIYYIQLADSKAYVYRLFNIKRFRQVQNVTMNQFVFDAERNVFFINGTGLYRVSRYHDTVRLVRKSPNFCGMATNNDGQVFVSTKESIYYIRGGLKLVKYTDIRGVVAMTFDKYNNLIYSDSRQLVRLLPMSNKNGVKTSNVNNILLVK; translated from the coding sequence ATGACACTCGAGCGATActtacaaatactttttatactCCAAGTAACCGTTGCACGAGAGGATGACAACTGCAGCATTGTATACGATGACAACAAAAATTGCTTATTGAAAGAGTTACTGATGATGATCGATCATAGTGCCAACCAGTTAGCTGTGGACAAGAAGAAAAATTCCCTGTACTTCAGCCTCGATAGCAGCCGCGGGAAATTCAGCCCTGCGGTCCTTGACATAGATACTAAAAGGCTTACACTACTTGAAGGCGTTAAAGACGCCCTTGCTGTGGCAGTGGACGAAGAATCAGGAGACGTCTATTTTGGGGGAAGCAAAGGAATTTACAAATTCACGGGAATAGAGAAGAAAGTGCAAAGACTGCATTTGAAGCAAGTTGTTCGGTGGTTAATTTTAAGAGGATACATCTATTACATCCAACTAGCAGACTCTAAAGCTTACGTCTACAGATTGTTTAATATCAAACGCTTTCGACAAGTCCAAAACGTCACTATGAATCAGTTCGTTTTTGACGCGGAGCGAAATGTCTTTTTTATCAATGGGACGGGACTTTACAGAGTTTCTAGATACCATGACACAGTAAGACTGGTGAGAAAATCTCCAAATTTCTGCGGGATGGCCACTAATAATGATGGACAAGTATTTGTAAGTACCAAAGAGAGTATTTACTATATTAGAGGTGGTCTAAAGCTGGTTAAATATACTGATATACGAGGTGTTGTGGCGATGACATTTGATAAATACAACAATTTGATTTATTCCGACTCTCGGCAGTTGGTTCGGCTTTTGCCAATGTCTAATAAGAATGGTGTGAAAACTTCAAATGTTAATAATATTCTTTTGGTGAAGTAG